In the Engraulis encrasicolus isolate BLACKSEA-1 chromosome 9, IST_EnEncr_1.0, whole genome shotgun sequence genome, one interval contains:
- the LOC134455513 gene encoding neutral cholesterol ester hydrolase 1 isoform X1 yields the protein MKFLTVSLLLSAAFAYYVYLPLPDTLSEPWKLMVLDAVFRTFMHVGNLAHVLGFGHDIHVINYFVMKAEGTGPQSSQTMQVTDTFFAGVPVRVFEPTKPVRQPHLKRGVVYFHGGGWALLSGRMRSYDLLCRNMAEELDAVIVSVDYSLAPDAHFPQQYFDALKTSAFFLSPEVLAQYSVDPQRVAISGDSAGGNLAAAVVQQMVADNRTTKFKVQALIYPVLQALDFNTPSYQQNGNTPILYRPIMARFWLEYLNASPDLAPLLLANNHTALDLASMPQEVRAKIDWTRLLPPAFRKDYQKVTPAEGSGSVLEELPALLDVRAAPLLAEEEVLSAVPPAYIMTCEHDVLRDDGLMYGRRLEEAGVAVTSDHYQDGFHGCMVFSSWPAKFSVGTRSMWNYIRWLKENL from the exons ATGAAGTTCCTTACTGTCTCGTTGCTATTGTCGGCGGCGTTTGCATATTATGTTTACCTGCCACTGCCTGATACCTTATCTGAGCCGTGGAAATTAATGGTCCTGGATGCAGTATTCCGCACTTTTATGCATGTG gggaacctGGCTCATGTCCTTGGCTTTGGTCACGACATTCATGTCATAAACTACTTTGTCATGAAAGCGGAGGGGACAGGTCCCCAGTCCAGCCAGACCATGCAAGTGACGGACACATTCTTCGCTGGTGTGCCAGTCCGTGTGTTTGAACCAACCAAACCAGTAAGGCAGCCGCACCTGAAGAGAGGTGTTGTCTACTTCCACGGAGGAGGATGGGCCCTTCTCAGTGGAC GAATGCGCTCGTATGACTTGCTGTGCCGGAACATGGCAGAGGAATTGGATGCCGTCATTGTGTCTGTTGA CTACAGTCTGGCTCCAGATGCACATTTCCCTCAGCAGTATTTTGATGCTCTGAAGACCTCCGCGTTCTTCTTGAGCCCCGAGGTTCTGGCACAGTACTCTGTGGACCCCCAAAGGGTTGCCATTTCAGGTGACAGTGCAGGAGGAAACCTGGCAGCTGCTGTGGTTCAACAG ATGGTAGCTGACAACCGAACCACCAAGTTCAAGGTGCAAGCGCTGATCTATCCCGTGCTGCAGGCTCTGGACTTCAACACGCCGTCCTACCAGCAAAATGGAAACACCCCCATCCTATATCGCCCCATCATGGCCCGCTTCTGGCTGGAGTACCTCAACGCCAGCCCCGACCTGGCCCCTCTGCTGCTGGCCAACAACCACACCGCCCTGGACCTGGCCAGCATGCCGCAGGAGGTCCGAGCTAAGATCGACTGGACGAGACTGCTACCGCCCGCCTTCCGCAAGGACTACCAGAAGGTGACCCCAGCAGAGGGGAGTGGCTCGGTCCTGGAGGAGTTGCCGGCACTCCTGGATGTGAGGGCAGCCCCGCTGCTGGCGGAGGAGGAGGTCCTGAGTGCGGTGCCGCCCGCCTACATCATGACCTGCGAGCACGACGTGCTGCGGGACGACGGGCTGATGTACGGGCGCCGCCTGGAGGAGGCTGGCGTGGCCGTCACCAGCGACCACTACCAGGACGGCTTCCACGGGTGCATGGTGTTCTCCTCTTGGCCAGCCAAGTTCTCAGTGGGGACACGCAGCATGTGGAATTATATACGCTGGCTGAAGGAGAACCTCTAa
- the LOC134455513 gene encoding neutral cholesterol ester hydrolase 1 isoform X2 produces MQVTDTFFAGVPVRVFEPTKPVRQPHLKRGVVYFHGGGWALLSGRMRSYDLLCRNMAEELDAVIVSVDYSLAPDAHFPQQYFDALKTSAFFLSPEVLAQYSVDPQRVAISGDSAGGNLAAAVVQQMVADNRTTKFKVQALIYPVLQALDFNTPSYQQNGNTPILYRPIMARFWLEYLNASPDLAPLLLANNHTALDLASMPQEVRAKIDWTRLLPPAFRKDYQKVTPAEGSGSVLEELPALLDVRAAPLLAEEEVLSAVPPAYIMTCEHDVLRDDGLMYGRRLEEAGVAVTSDHYQDGFHGCMVFSSWPAKFSVGTRSMWNYIRWLKENL; encoded by the exons ATGCAAGTGACGGACACATTCTTCGCTGGTGTGCCAGTCCGTGTGTTTGAACCAACCAAACCAGTAAGGCAGCCGCACCTGAAGAGAGGTGTTGTCTACTTCCACGGAGGAGGATGGGCCCTTCTCAGTGGAC GAATGCGCTCGTATGACTTGCTGTGCCGGAACATGGCAGAGGAATTGGATGCCGTCATTGTGTCTGTTGA CTACAGTCTGGCTCCAGATGCACATTTCCCTCAGCAGTATTTTGATGCTCTGAAGACCTCCGCGTTCTTCTTGAGCCCCGAGGTTCTGGCACAGTACTCTGTGGACCCCCAAAGGGTTGCCATTTCAGGTGACAGTGCAGGAGGAAACCTGGCAGCTGCTGTGGTTCAACAG ATGGTAGCTGACAACCGAACCACCAAGTTCAAGGTGCAAGCGCTGATCTATCCCGTGCTGCAGGCTCTGGACTTCAACACGCCGTCCTACCAGCAAAATGGAAACACCCCCATCCTATATCGCCCCATCATGGCCCGCTTCTGGCTGGAGTACCTCAACGCCAGCCCCGACCTGGCCCCTCTGCTGCTGGCCAACAACCACACCGCCCTGGACCTGGCCAGCATGCCGCAGGAGGTCCGAGCTAAGATCGACTGGACGAGACTGCTACCGCCCGCCTTCCGCAAGGACTACCAGAAGGTGACCCCAGCAGAGGGGAGTGGCTCGGTCCTGGAGGAGTTGCCGGCACTCCTGGATGTGAGGGCAGCCCCGCTGCTGGCGGAGGAGGAGGTCCTGAGTGCGGTGCCGCCCGCCTACATCATGACCTGCGAGCACGACGTGCTGCGGGACGACGGGCTGATGTACGGGCGCCGCCTGGAGGAGGCTGGCGTGGCCGTCACCAGCGACCACTACCAGGACGGCTTCCACGGGTGCATGGTGTTCTCCTCTTGGCCAGCCAAGTTCTCAGTGGGGACACGCAGCATGTGGAATTATATACGCTGGCTGAAGGAGAACCTCTAa